GACACCAGCACATGCACCTGGTCTTCGGCGGTCTCGACAAAGCCGGATGGCGTGACCTGGTTCTGGCGGGCCAGGGCCTGCATCAGCAGCTGGGGTGCCACGCCCTGCGCCGCCAGCTTCTGGCTGGAAAAGCTCACCACCACCTGGGCCTTGCGCTTGCCCAGCACGTTCACCTTGGCCACGTCGGGCACGGTTTGCAGGCGCCGTTTGATCTGCTCGGCCACCTCTTGCAGCTCGGCCATGCCCAGGTCGGGCGACTGCACGGCGTACAGCGTGGTGTACACATCGGTGTACTCGTCGTTGAAGAAGGGCCCGCGGATGTCGGGTGGCAGCTGGTGCCGGATGTCGCCCACCTTCTTGCGGGCCTGGTACCAGATGGCTTCCAGCTCGGCCTTGGACTTTCGGCCCTTCATCCACATCGTCAGGCCGCCATAGCCCTGGCGCGAGAAGCTGCGGATGTTGTCCACGCCGCCGATGTCCTGCAGGGCCTGCTCGATGGGGTTGATGACGTGGTCGTGCACCTCTCGGGTGGTGGCGCCCGGCCAGGCCACCACCACCGTCATGGAGGGCACGTTGAACTGCGGGTCTTCCGACTGGCCCAGGTGCGTGAACGCCCACAGCCCGCTGACCAGCGTGGCGATGATCAGAAACAGCACCATGGCCGGGTGGGTGACGGCCCATTCAGACAGGTTGAAAGAGCGGTTCATGGCTGCCCTCTGTCGGACGAGGTGGGCAGCGCCAGGTGGGTGTGCGTGCGTTCGCGGGGGATGACGGCCGTGCCCGCCACCAGTTTTTGAGCCCCGGCCGATACCACCTTCATGCCCGGGCTCAGGCCGTCGATGATGACGGCATCGCCGCTGTAGCGTTGCACGCTCACGGGCTGCGCTTGCAGGCGCTGGTCGTCACCCTGGCCGCTCACCACCCACACCTGGGGCGCGCCTTCGCGTTTGACCAGGGCCCCGGCCGGCACGCTGACGCCGCGGGTGTCTGCTGCCGGCCAGTGCACCTCGGCCGTCTGGCCCCAGCGCAGGGCGGCGGCGGGCTGCACGCCGGTCTTGAGCGCATAACGCACGCGCACCTGCCGTCCCGGGCCCATGCCTTTGGGTGCCACTTCGCGCACGCTCAGGGGCAGGGGCTTCAGCTCGGGCTGGCCGGGCACGTGCAGTTCTGCGGCCGTGCTGGTTACCAGCGGCACCAGGTCTTCGGGCAGGTCGATTTCGGCTTCGATCTCGCCGCTGCGGGCGATCAGGAACATGGGCTGACCTTCGTCCAGCACCTGCCCGGCGTCGGCCATCACCTGCACGATCACCCCTTCGAAGGGCGCCTTGAGGGTGGCGTGGTTCACGCGGTTGTCGGCCAATTGCGCGCCCTGCCTCGCGGCGTCCAGCCGGGCCTGGGCGGCCCGCACCCGGGTGCGTTGGCGCTCCAGCTCGGCGGCGGGGGCCGAGCCGTCGGCGCTCAGGCGCTCCAGCCGCGCGGCATCGGCCTGCAGCTGGCTCAGCTCGGCCTCGGCGCCCAGCACCTGCTGGCGGGCCGATTGCAGGCCGGTGAGCAGGTCGTCGGTGCTGAGCTGGGCCAGGGTCTGGCCTGCTTTCACGCGCTGGCCGGTCTCCACCAGGCGCAGGGTGATGCGGCCGCCCACCCTGAAACCCACCGGGCTTTCCACGCGGGGCTGCAACACCGCCGAGAACACGCGCGGCGCCCGGCCGGCGGCGGCTTGTGCGGTGCTGACCCACACCACGGGCTTGACCTCGGCCGGGGGGGCCTTGGGTTGGCAGGCGCTGAGCAGGGACAGGGTGGCCAGGGGCAGCAGCCAGGGCGCGCGGGCCCACATGGTCGAGGTGGGTTTCATGGTTGAGTCTCCGTGGAGCGGGCTTCCATTTGGGTTTCAATCTGGTGCTGAGGCGCGCTTTGCCAGCCGCCACCCAGCGCGCTGTGCAGGCGCACGCGGGCCAGCCAGGCGCGCTCCAGCGCGTCGGTGTGTTGAAGTTCAGCGGCCCGCTGGGCCTGGGCCAGCGCCAGGCGGTCGATCTGGCCGATCTGCCCTTCGGCCAGCAGGCGGTCGCCCCGCGCGGCGGCCTGTTCACGCGCGGCCAGGGCGCGGGCCAGGTGCTCGGCCTGGGCGCGCGACTGTCGGGCATCGGCCAGGGCTGATTCGACGTCTTCCAGGGCTTGCCGCGCGGCCTGCTCGTACTGCAGGGCGGCGCGCTGCAAGGCGGCATCCTGCATGTCGATGCCCGCTTGCACCCGCCCGGCCGTGAACAAGGGCATGGCGAAGGCCAGGGCCGATTCATGGAAGCTGACGGGCGACAGGTCCATGCCATTGAGTCGCAGGTCTTGCCGACCCGTGACCAGGCTGATGAAGAAGCGGGGCAGCAAGTCGGTGCGGGCCACGGCCAGGCGGGCCTGCTCGGCCAGCCAGGCGGCGCGTGCGGCGATCAGGTCGGGGCGCCGGGCAAGCAACTCGGGCGGCTGGCCGGGGGGCATCAAATCCGGCGGGGTGTGGCGCTGCGCCTGGGGGCCGGGGGCGTTCAGCCAGGGGTCCAGCTCGGTGGGGCTGGCGGCGGTCAGCGTCAGCAGCCGCGCACGGGTGAGCACCCGCAGGGTGTGCAGGGGCTCGCGTTGCGCCTGCAGTTCATCCAGGCGGGCCTGGGCCGTGGCCAGGTCGATGGCCGTGGCTTCGCCTTCGCGGACGCGGTGCGCCACGGCCCGCACGATGGCGCTTTGGTGGTCGATCAACTGCGCCATGGTGCGCAGGCGCTGCAGGGCGCCTTGGTGCAGCAGGTACTGGCTGCAGATGTCACCGATCAGCATCAGGCGGGCGCCGGCCACGCCCGCTTCGCTGCGCAGCACGTCTTGTTGTGCGGCTTGCGTGGCCATGCGGTTGCGCCCGAACAGGTCCAGCTCCCAGCCCAGGTTCAGGCTGGCTTGCCAGGCGCGCGTGTCCGGGCGCCCCTGCTTGACGGGCTCCGGCAGGCCAGAGCGCCTGTTCACGCCGGCGCCCTCCAGGCTCAGCGTGGGCCATTGGGCCGAGCCCTGGGCCACGGCGCCTGCGCGTGCCTCCAGCACGCGGGTCCAGGCCACGCCCACGTCCAGGTTGCGCTGCAGGCCCAGCGTCACCAGGTGGTCCAGCGGCTCGCCGCCCACGTGCAGCCACCAGCGTTCTGACGCCGGGTTGGTGGCGGGCGCCGAAGCCGGTGGTGCTTGCTCGAAGCGGGCCTGCCCCAGCCACCGGGCGGCTTCGTCAGGGCGTTCGGGCTGGGCGCAGCCGGCCAGGGCCAGCGCGATCACCAGGGCCCAGGGGCCGTGGCGGTGCTGGAAGTCGGTGTTGGGGGGCATGGAAGCGCTCCGGAGCGCAGGGCCGACGGGCCCCGATGGTTGACAGTGTCAACATCTTCCGATGATTTGTAGACGGTGTCAACTAGGGAGTCTCACGGAGCGGGGCCAGGGCGGCGCTCAGCATGGCCTTCAGCCAGGGCTGCACGGTGGCGGCACGTTCGGGCAGATAGTCAAACGGCGGCTGCTCGTTCATGTACAGGTGCTGGCTCATCTCCAGCTGGATGGCCTGCACGCCCTGATCCGGCTGCCCATAGTGGCGGGTGATGTAGCCGCCCTTGAAGCGGCCGTTGTGCACCAGGCTGTAGGGGCTGGTGCGTGCCACGGCCAGCACGGCGTCGATCACGTCGGCGTGGCAGCTGCGGCCGTCGGCGGTGCCGAAGTTCAGATCGGGCAGCTGGCCCTCGAACAGGCGCGGCAACACGCTGGCGATCGAGTGCGCGTCCCACAGCAGCACGGTGCCGTGCGCGGCCTTCAGGCGCGTCAGCTCAGCCTGCAGTTGCTGGTGGTACGGCTGCCAGTAGGTGGCCAGGCGGCGGGCAGTTTCGGCCGCGTCAGGCTGGGCGTTCGGGCGGTACAGCGGCTCACCGCGAAAGGTGTCCACCGGGCACAGGCCGGTGGTGGTCTGGCCAGGGTAGAGGCTTTGCCCGTCGGGCGGGCGGTTGAGGTCGATCACGTAGCGCGACACGCGGGCCTTGAGTACCGAGGCACCCATGGCGATGGCAAAGCCGTAGAGCTGGTCGAGGTGCCAGTCGGTGTCTTGCTTGAGGGCGGCCACCTCGGCCAGGCCCGCCTGCAGCTCGGGCGGGATCTCGGTGCCCAGGTGGGGGATGGAGATCAGCAGGGGCAGGGTGCCGGGGGTGAAGTCGAAGGTGGGGGGGCTGGTGTCGGTGCTCGTGTTGATGCTCATGACGTGATGTCCTCAGGGCAGGAAATGACCTCGCGCGGCAAGGCGGGCAGGCGCTGGTGGATGGCGGGGGCGGTGTCGCGGCGGATGACCTCGCGCGTGACGCGGGCCACCTCGTCGTCCAGGCCCGACCACTCGCCCTCGCGCGAGAGCAAAAAGAAATGCCGCTGGCCCAGGCGGGCGGGCGGCAGCGGCACCACCTGCACCGCATCCAGGTGATGGCGGGACTGCCACAGGCAGAGCGGTGTGCTGAGCGCCCAGCCCAGGCCCGAGGCCACGAGGCTGAGCAGCGGGTCGGTGGCGTCGAACTCGCAGCTGCGCGGGGCCTGCACGCCCACGTGGCGCAGGTAGCGGTCGATCTGCTGGCCCGTGACCGAACGCTGGCTGTAGCGGATCAGGGGCAGGTGGCTGGCGCTGGCGTTCAGGCCTTGCAGGGTGGCCGGGCCGGGCAGCAGGTGGTCTTTGGGGTAGACCGCCACCCACGACTCTGAAAACAGCAGGCGCTGGGCGATGCGGGGGTCGTGCACGCTGGTTTCGGTGCAGATGACCATGTCCAGCTCGCGGCCGAGCATCTGTTCGGTGAGCGTGGGCGTCAGGCCCGACCACATCTGGAACTCGCGCGCCTTGCCCGCCATGGCGCGGATCAGCGAGGGCCCCACCGTGGCGGCGAACGAGTCCACACAGCCCAGGCGGATCTGGGCCAGCTCTTGACGGGCGGTGGCGCGCACGTGGTCCATGGCGGCCCGCGCCTGCGAGAGCAGCCGGGCCGCGGCTTCGTGCAACACGCGGCCGGCGTGGGTGGGGCGCGCGGGGCGCACCTCGCGGTCCATCAACTGCAGGCCCAGGTCGTCTTCCAGCGATTTGATGGCCTGGCTCACGGCGCTCTGGCTCAGGCCCAGGCGCTCCGCGGCCAGCACCATCGAGCTGGCATCGCACACGGCCACGAAGGTTTCGAGCGCCCGCAGATCGGGCATGTCGAGCGCGCGGCGAACGGTGGCAGGGGCTTTGCTGGCGGCCATGGGGTCATCCTGAAGGGTTTGCTGAAGCGGCGCTTCAAATTAAGCAATCTCGCATCAAAACATTCAAATGGCTTCACTTGCAAGGCGCGTACCCGCCGGGCCCTAGGCTGAGCCTCATTGACAACCCCTGTGCTTGAAAGGCCTCCCATGGACCACTTTGACGCGATCGTGATCGGTGCCGGCGTGATCGGCTCGTCCGTCGCCTATCACCTGGCCCGCCTGGGCGCCAAGAAGGTGCTGGTGCTGGAGCGCCTGCAGATCGGGGCGGGCACGAGTACGCAGTCCAGCGGCATCTTGCGCACCCACTATTCGGTGATCGAGAACGTCGAGCTGGCGCGCCGCTCATGGTCGGTGTTCACGAACTTCACGGAGTACCTGGGCGACGAGGACGCCGCCAGCGGCCTGGTCAAGTGCGGCTACATGATCTGTGCGCCGGATGGCCCCAAGCTGTCGCCGCTCAAAGCCGCCCTGCAAGGCCAGATCGACAAGGGCATCGAGGTGCAGTTCATCAGCCAAGCTGCAGCGCGTGAGCGCCTGCCGATCGCCACCTTCGACGACGCAGCCCTGATCGGCTACGAGCCCGAGGCCGGCTTTGCCGACGCCTACCTGGTGGCCACCAGCTTTGCCCGGGCCGCTCGGCGCCTGGGCGTGAAGATCATGGAGGGCGTGAGCGTGGAGCGCCTGATCACCGACAACGGCCGGGTGTGCGGTGTGGAGACCACGCAAGGCAGCTTCCGCAGCGACACCGTCATCAGCACCCAGAACATCTGGGCCACCGACATCGAACGCTGGACGGGCATCCCCACGCCCGTGGTGCCCGAGCGGCACACCGTGCTGGCGCTGGAATGCGCGGGCCACCCCTACACCTTCCAGATGCCGGTGTTCAAAGACCTGGGCTCGCCCGGCATGCTGTACTGCCGCAGCTATGGCGGCAACCAGATGCTGGTGAGCGAGGGCACCGTGGGCGAGACCCTGCCCATGCCGGACAACGAGCAGGGCGACATCTCCATGGACTACGTGGTGGAGGTGGGCGCGCAGGTGGCCGAGCGCTTCCCGGCCTATGAGGCCGCGGGCCTGGCCTCGCAATGGACGGGCGTGTACGACGTGACGCCGGACTGGAACCCCGTGTTGGGCCGCGTGCCCGGCCTGCAGGGCCTGATCGTGGGCTATGGCTTCTCGGGCCACGGCTTCAAGCTCTCGCCGGCCGTGGGCCTGGTGCTGGCGCAGTGCGCGCTGGGCCTGCCCACCGAGGTGTCGCTGTCGCCCTACGCGCTGGAGCGCTTCAGCACCGGCCAGTTGCTCACGGGCAAGTACGGCCTGGGGGCGGTGTCTTGAACCGAGGCCTCACCCGCCTGCACCTGCACACCCTGCCGCGTGAGCGCTGGGCCAACGGCCTGGGCTGGACGCGGCCGGTGGCGCAGGCGGCCGACGCCCACCAGGGCCTGCTGTGGCGCGTGAGCCTGGCCGAGATCACCGAGGCGGCCCCGTTTTCGTGCTTTGAGGGCATGGACCGCACGGCCGTGCTGGTGCACGGTGGGCCCGTGGTCTTGCAAGGGCCCGATCAGCGTTGGTGTTTGAACCAACCGGGCGACGAAGCCCGGTTCGCGGGCGAGTGGGCGCTCAGCAATGCGCGGCCTGAACACGAGGCGATGCTCTGGAACGTGATGGTGCGACGCGGCGCGGCGCAGGCGCAGGTGCGCTGCGTGGCCGACCAGGACTGGACGGCGCCCGGCGAGGGCATCGGCCTGGTGTGGGTGCTGGCGGGGTGCTTTGAGTTGGCGGGGGCCGGTCAAGCGCCTTTGCGGGTGGGCGATGGCCTGTGGCTGCCGCCTGGCGAGGTCGGCGTGGTCTTGAGGCCTGCCTCAAGCGATGCGCGCTTGTTGGTGACCACGGTGCAGCCTCAGGCATAGGCCTGGCGTTGCGCCAGCAGGTGGGGGCGGTCAATGCAGGCGCTCAGCGCGTCCATGTCGGCGGTGCCCACGCCCAGCG
This genomic window from Aquabacterium sp. A3 contains:
- a CDS encoding efflux RND transporter periplasmic adaptor subunit, whose protein sequence is MKPTSTMWARAPWLLPLATLSLLSACQPKAPPAEVKPVVWVSTAQAAAGRAPRVFSAVLQPRVESPVGFRVGGRITLRLVETGQRVKAGQTLAQLSTDDLLTGLQSARQQVLGAEAELSQLQADAARLERLSADGSAPAAELERQRTRVRAAQARLDAARQGAQLADNRVNHATLKAPFEGVIVQVMADAGQVLDEGQPMFLIARSGEIEAEIDLPEDLVPLVTSTAAELHVPGQPELKPLPLSVREVAPKGMGPGRQVRVRYALKTGVQPAAALRWGQTAEVHWPAADTRGVSVPAGALVKREGAPQVWVVSGQGDDQRLQAQPVSVQRYSGDAVIIDGLSPGMKVVSAGAQKLVAGTAVIPRERTHTHLALPTSSDRGQP
- a CDS encoding HutD/Ves family protein, encoding MNRGLTRLHLHTLPRERWANGLGWTRPVAQAADAHQGLLWRVSLAEITEAAPFSCFEGMDRTAVLVHGGPVVLQGPDQRWCLNQPGDEARFAGEWALSNARPEHEAMLWNVMVRRGAAQAQVRCVADQDWTAPGEGIGLVWVLAGCFELAGAGQAPLRVGDGLWLPPGEVGVVLRPASSDARLLVTTVQPQA
- a CDS encoding LysR family transcriptional regulator, with the protein product MAASKAPATVRRALDMPDLRALETFVAVCDASSMVLAAERLGLSQSAVSQAIKSLEDDLGLQLMDREVRPARPTHAGRVLHEAAARLLSQARAAMDHVRATARQELAQIRLGCVDSFAATVGPSLIRAMAGKAREFQMWSGLTPTLTEQMLGRELDMVICTETSVHDPRIAQRLLFSESWVAVYPKDHLLPGPATLQGLNASASHLPLIRYSQRSVTGQQIDRYLRHVGVQAPRSCEFDATDPLLSLVASGLGWALSTPLCLWQSRHHLDAVQVVPLPPARLGQRHFFLLSREGEWSGLDDEVARVTREVIRRDTAPAIHQRLPALPREVISCPEDITS
- a CDS encoding TolC family protein; the encoded protein is MPPNTDFQHRHGPWALVIALALAGCAQPERPDEAARWLGQARFEQAPPASAPATNPASERWWLHVGGEPLDHLVTLGLQRNLDVGVAWTRVLEARAGAVAQGSAQWPTLSLEGAGVNRRSGLPEPVKQGRPDTRAWQASLNLGWELDLFGRNRMATQAAQQDVLRSEAGVAGARLMLIGDICSQYLLHQGALQRLRTMAQLIDHQSAIVRAVAHRVREGEATAIDLATAQARLDELQAQREPLHTLRVLTRARLLTLTAASPTELDPWLNAPGPQAQRHTPPDLMPPGQPPELLARRPDLIAARAAWLAEQARLAVARTDLLPRFFISLVTGRQDLRLNGMDLSPVSFHESALAFAMPLFTAGRVQAGIDMQDAALQRAALQYEQAARQALEDVESALADARQSRAQAEHLARALAAREQAAARGDRLLAEGQIGQIDRLALAQAQRAAELQHTDALERAWLARVRLHSALGGGWQSAPQHQIETQMEARSTETQP
- the hutG gene encoding N-formylglutamate deformylase encodes the protein MSINTSTDTSPPTFDFTPGTLPLLISIPHLGTEIPPELQAGLAEVAALKQDTDWHLDQLYGFAIAMGASVLKARVSRYVIDLNRPPDGQSLYPGQTTTGLCPVDTFRGEPLYRPNAQPDAAETARRLATYWQPYHQQLQAELTRLKAAHGTVLLWDAHSIASVLPRLFEGQLPDLNFGTADGRSCHADVIDAVLAVARTSPYSLVHNGRFKGGYITRHYGQPDQGVQAIQLEMSQHLYMNEQPPFDYLPERAATVQPWLKAMLSAALAPLRETP
- a CDS encoding NAD(P)/FAD-dependent oxidoreductase, translating into MDHFDAIVIGAGVIGSSVAYHLARLGAKKVLVLERLQIGAGTSTQSSGILRTHYSVIENVELARRSWSVFTNFTEYLGDEDAASGLVKCGYMICAPDGPKLSPLKAALQGQIDKGIEVQFISQAAARERLPIATFDDAALIGYEPEAGFADAYLVATSFARAARRLGVKIMEGVSVERLITDNGRVCGVETTQGSFRSDTVISTQNIWATDIERWTGIPTPVVPERHTVLALECAGHPYTFQMPVFKDLGSPGMLYCRSYGGNQMLVSEGTVGETLPMPDNEQGDISMDYVVEVGAQVAERFPAYEAAGLASQWTGVYDVTPDWNPVLGRVPGLQGLIVGYGFSGHGFKLSPAVGLVLAQCALGLPTEVSLSPYALERFSTGQLLTGKYGLGAVS